In Saccharicrinis fermentans DSM 9555 = JCM 21142, a genomic segment contains:
- a CDS encoding glycoside hydrolase family 97 protein, with protein sequence MFKKLYLILTGLAIVGQLVAEGIIPETNVKVESPDGNLTFEFYQKELGQDKKQMYYTVEYKKQPVVLESELGILIENNLFESALGIENDPSDKWCENLEFKSSSPRVVDTTWSPLYGERNLVKDNYNYQVLHFVKFESAEDIHEGHSGTSYDKRRSYLMDLEVRVYNEGVAFRYFFPETSNGLFLHIEGEQTSFTMPDETMAFYERWAQGPYELLSLKNWPDECERPLTLNLKNGLRVALLEARMIDYSRGKFKLSEDKANTIELTMYDKVDAISPYATPWRVIMVAETPGELLENNDLVLNLNASNQLQNTSWIKPGKVIRSNLTTKDAKECIDFAAERNLQYVHLDAGWYGPEMKVASDATSVSPDRDLDMHEVVNYAGAKGIGIFVYINQRALGDDLDKVFAKCRDWGFKGVKFGFVQIGSSRWTAWLHDAIKKAAEYHLMIDIHDEYRPTGFSRTYPNLMTQEGIRGNEEMPDATHNTILPFTRYLAGAGDYTICYYNNRIKTTHAHQLALSVVYYSPIQFLYWYDTPSHYRGEKEIAFFDAVPTVWDDTRVLSGEIGEYISVARKSGDTWFVGAITNNDAREITISMNFLEEKKKYVATIYYDDPDLKTRTNVNINIQTVNYSSELKLKLQKSGGVAIHIQLNE encoded by the coding sequence ATGTTTAAGAAGTTATATTTGATTTTAACAGGATTGGCTATTGTAGGTCAGTTGGTAGCTGAGGGAATTATTCCCGAAACAAATGTAAAAGTAGAATCTCCTGATGGAAATTTAACCTTTGAATTTTATCAAAAAGAATTAGGTCAGGATAAAAAGCAAATGTATTACACTGTTGAGTATAAAAAACAACCTGTTGTATTGGAATCTGAATTAGGAATATTAATTGAAAATAATCTGTTTGAATCGGCTTTGGGTATTGAAAATGATCCTAGCGATAAATGGTGTGAGAATCTCGAGTTTAAATCATCAAGTCCGAGAGTTGTTGATACAACATGGTCTCCTTTATATGGAGAACGTAACTTAGTAAAGGATAATTATAATTATCAAGTTCTTCATTTTGTAAAATTTGAGTCAGCAGAGGATATTCATGAAGGTCATTCTGGTACGAGCTATGATAAGCGCAGAAGCTATTTAATGGATTTGGAAGTTCGTGTTTATAATGAGGGAGTAGCTTTTAGATATTTTTTTCCGGAGACTTCAAATGGATTGTTTCTTCATATTGAAGGTGAGCAAACAAGCTTTACAATGCCAGATGAAACCATGGCATTTTATGAACGATGGGCACAAGGTCCATATGAACTTTTATCATTAAAAAACTGGCCGGATGAATGTGAACGCCCTTTAACCTTAAATTTAAAGAATGGATTAAGAGTGGCTTTATTAGAAGCCAGAATGATAGATTACAGTAGAGGAAAATTTAAATTGAGTGAGGATAAAGCTAATACTATTGAGTTAACCATGTATGATAAGGTAGATGCTATTAGTCCGTACGCAACTCCATGGAGAGTAATTATGGTAGCAGAAACACCTGGAGAATTATTAGAAAATAATGATCTTGTTTTAAACTTAAATGCTTCAAATCAGCTTCAAAATACATCATGGATAAAGCCTGGTAAAGTAATCAGATCTAACCTGACTACGAAAGATGCAAAAGAATGCATTGATTTTGCAGCAGAAAGAAACCTTCAATATGTACATCTAGATGCTGGTTGGTATGGTCCTGAAATGAAAGTGGCAAGTGATGCAACAAGTGTTTCACCTGATCGTGATTTGGATATGCACGAAGTTGTTAACTATGCAGGGGCAAAAGGTATTGGAATTTTTGTATATATCAACCAAAGAGCATTGGGTGATGATTTGGATAAAGTATTTGCAAAGTGCAGAGATTGGGGATTTAAAGGAGTGAAATTTGGATTTGTTCAGATAGGTTCATCCCGTTGGACTGCATGGTTGCACGATGCTATTAAAAAAGCTGCGGAGTATCATTTGATGATTGATATTCATGATGAATATCGACCTACTGGTTTTAGTCGTACTTATCCTAATCTAATGACTCAGGAAGGTATTAGAGGAAATGAAGAAATGCCGGATGCAACGCATAATACAATCTTACCTTTTACTAGATATTTAGCAGGTGCAGGAGATTATACTATCTGTTATTATAACAATCGTATTAAAACAACACACGCTCATCAATTGGCATTATCGGTTGTTTATTATAGTCCTATACAGTTTTTATACTGGTACGATACACCATCTCATTATAGGGGAGAAAAAGAAATTGCGTTTTTTGATGCAGTACCAACTGTTTGGGATGATACAAGAGTCTTGAGTGGAGAAATAGGTGAATATATATCCGTTGCCCGTAAATCAGGAGATACGTGGTTTGTTGGAGCTATTACGAATAATGATGCCCGGGAAATTACGATTTCAATGAATTTTTTAGAGGAAAAGAAAAAATATGTTGCAACAATTTATTACGATGACCCGGATTTAAAAACACGAACAAATGTAAATATCAATATTCAAACCGTAAATTATTCCTCTGAGTTAAAGCTAAAGCTTCAGAAAAGTGGTGGGGTTGCGATTCATATTCAGTTAAACGAATAA
- a CDS encoding glycoside hydrolase family 97 C-terminal domain-containing protein, producing the protein MVATMLGETPRVFLDRGDVREALLSILDTSKILWDDAIVLDGEIGKNIVVARRLGADWFIGAITNMDAMEITTPLTFLEEGKKYQATIYYDDPKLNAQTNVGIETHTVNNKKELKYSLLPSGGVAIKIEPVK; encoded by the coding sequence ATGGTTGCTACAATGTTAGGAGAAACTCCAAGAGTGTTTTTGGATAGAGGGGATGTTCGAGAGGCCTTGCTTAGTATTTTAGATACATCGAAGATTTTGTGGGATGATGCTATCGTTTTGGATGGTGAAATAGGGAAAAACATTGTAGTCGCACGTCGTTTGGGGGCTGACTGGTTTATTGGTGCTATTACTAATATGGATGCAATGGAGATTACAACACCACTAACATTTCTGGAAGAAGGAAAAAAATATCAGGCAACGATATATTATGATGACCCAAAGTTGAATGCCCAAACCAATGTTGGTATAGAGACACATACGGTAAACAATAAAAAGGAATTGAAGTATAGTTTGCTACCCTCAGGTGGTGTTGCGATTAAAATTGAACCAGTAAAATAA
- a CDS encoding heparinase II/III domain-containing protein: protein MEKKVTLMLILIISLTVSGQKRNYLFHTDENIARLKNQIDTDIEVNNAWKHQLEKADNLVNKERCGASDCQELGLAFRVTGDEKYAEAVKRILLDYSARKTWEGNDLLSRDPAWTGGLNTSHTGFYISIGYDCIYDYLTKKERSQIAEGLVKVCINPLKNNWLDPQTSFHTFDTMGHNWWSACVYMTGFTSLAIQNEIPEAKQWAIDISKTITEWLYYSGSVLQNKPRNFDRNGGFYESINYAAYGVSQYLLFRLAMNNVLPNVKQPDISELEKMADFFIYTTYYVKDDIPKVVNFGDGNTKRTGNACVLLLWNLGYHKDTYVWYLNKTMKGDNKEAIQLDSPNGLILNPDLPELSENYTPDMDLSQIYEDMGWATMRNSWGDNASMVAVKSGLTWNHAHADAGSFIVFHDGKYLIIDSGNSSYGNPLYTQFYCQSEAHNVVLFNGEGQDRGDPYFGVVNYGSLHNLVDTGDFKYLLANATGPYSHVLKRNYRNFIWVGEVLLVIDDLLAREPGQFEWLLHYNGESKRRGLDLSIKDGDAEVLVRPLYPETFSDGGLPHDFPEKMRLEEKFGYEDHHPENRKPYWSVSHFEKTARTKFISAIIFKSESNKDKLPVIERFQGNNYLGVRITQQGKKTEVYLNLLADGSIKHRNSVNEMNGWQTDAYLTALTFDEKTDISKVENLKDCFIGHGSYLRKDDQVLVHALSKYTAYFKDINTKVNVIFQGQPEVYLNVYDPMKTKQIKVNGSWVTGLYNKELKTINLKVE from the coding sequence ATGGAAAAGAAGGTAACTTTAATGCTAATATTAATAATTTCATTAACTGTTTCAGGGCAGAAGCGGAATTATTTATTTCATACAGATGAAAACATAGCCAGGTTAAAAAATCAGATAGATACAGATATTGAAGTTAATAATGCATGGAAACATCAACTGGAAAAGGCCGATAACCTGGTTAATAAAGAACGTTGCGGAGCTTCAGATTGTCAGGAGCTGGGATTGGCTTTTCGTGTTACGGGAGATGAAAAATATGCCGAGGCTGTGAAACGAATTTTATTGGATTACTCTGCTCGTAAAACATGGGAAGGTAATGATCTTTTGAGCAGAGATCCTGCATGGACAGGAGGATTAAATACATCGCATACTGGTTTTTATATTAGTATAGGGTACGATTGTATTTATGATTATCTCACAAAGAAAGAGAGAAGTCAAATTGCTGAAGGACTGGTTAAGGTATGCATTAATCCTCTTAAAAATAATTGGCTCGATCCACAAACCAGCTTCCATACATTTGATACCATGGGGCATAATTGGTGGAGTGCTTGCGTTTATATGACTGGATTTACTTCATTAGCTATTCAAAATGAAATACCGGAAGCCAAACAATGGGCCATTGATATTTCTAAAACCATTACAGAGTGGCTATATTATTCGGGTAGTGTACTTCAGAATAAGCCTCGTAATTTTGATCGTAATGGAGGGTTTTATGAGAGCATCAATTATGCAGCCTATGGAGTAAGTCAGTATTTGTTGTTTCGTTTGGCAATGAATAATGTTTTACCAAATGTGAAACAACCAGATATATCTGAGCTGGAAAAAATGGCTGATTTCTTTATTTACACAACATACTATGTAAAAGATGACATTCCTAAAGTTGTAAACTTTGGAGATGGAAACACTAAAAGAACAGGAAATGCTTGCGTTTTACTTTTATGGAACTTAGGATATCATAAAGATACTTATGTGTGGTATCTAAACAAAACAATGAAAGGAGATAATAAAGAAGCTATTCAACTAGATTCACCTAATGGTTTAATATTAAATCCTGATTTGCCTGAGTTATCAGAAAACTACACTCCTGATATGGATCTTTCTCAAATTTATGAAGATATGGGCTGGGCTACCATGCGAAATTCTTGGGGAGACAATGCTTCCATGGTAGCGGTAAAATCAGGATTAACATGGAATCATGCGCATGCTGATGCGGGTTCATTTATTGTGTTTCATGATGGAAAATACTTAATAATTGATTCTGGAAATTCATCTTATGGAAATCCTCTTTATACACAATTTTACTGCCAGAGTGAAGCACACAATGTTGTGTTGTTCAATGGAGAAGGCCAGGATAGGGGAGATCCGTATTTTGGAGTGGTTAATTATGGTTCTTTGCATAATTTGGTAGATACAGGTGATTTTAAATATCTGTTGGCCAATGCAACAGGTCCTTATTCACATGTTTTAAAAAGAAACTATAGAAACTTTATCTGGGTTGGTGAAGTATTGTTAGTCATTGATGATTTATTGGCTCGTGAACCGGGGCAATTTGAATGGCTGTTACATTATAATGGTGAGTCGAAACGAAGAGGATTGGATCTGTCGATCAAAGATGGAGATGCTGAAGTATTGGTTCGTCCATTATATCCTGAGACTTTCTCTGATGGCGGATTACCTCATGATTTTCCTGAAAAAATGCGATTAGAAGAAAAATTTGGTTATGAAGATCATCATCCTGAAAACAGAAAGCCTTACTGGTCGGTGAGTCATTTTGAAAAAACTGCCAGAACAAAGTTTATATCTGCTATTATCTTTAAATCTGAAAGCAATAAAGATAAGCTTCCTGTTATTGAACGTTTTCAGGGAAACAACTATTTGGGAGTCAGGATTACACAACAAGGAAAGAAAACAGAAGTATATCTTAACTTACTGGCTGATGGAAGTATTAAGCATCGAAACAGTGTGAATGAGATGAATGGATGGCAAACTGATGCTTATCTGACAGCTTTAACTTTTGATGAAAAAACTGATATTTCCAAAGTAGAAAATCTGAAAGACTGTTTTATTGGTCATGGAAGTTACCTGAGAAAAGATGATCAGGTTCTGGTACATGCATTGTCAAAGTACACAGCATATTTTAAAGATATTAATACTAAAGTTAATGTGATTTTTCAAGGACAACCGGAAGTTTATTTAAACGTCTATGATCCTATGAAGACAAAGCAAATAAAGGTAAACGGAAGCTGGGTTACTGGATTGTATAATAAAGAATTAAAGACGATAAATTTAAAAGTAGAATAA
- a CDS encoding DUF1593 domain-containing protein, whose protein sequence is MVDNPWFETNIMKSHGALGECYSSLAFQMEGDTSTSLGRINNGLGYWLESPDFDGWGGRYKYYQPYGETGPIWTSNKFNRNTYKYEPGKKHTSNGTAIWRWRDHFQYDFAARMDWCVANDI, encoded by the coding sequence TTGGTAGATAATCCATGGTTTGAAACTAATATAATGAAATCTCATGGTGCATTAGGCGAGTGCTACTCTTCACTTGCTTTTCAAATGGAAGGTGATACTTCCACTTCTCTGGGACGTATAAATAATGGTTTGGGTTATTGGCTTGAAAGCCCTGATTTTGATGGTTGGGGAGGTCGTTATAAGTACTATCAGCCCTATGGAGAAACGGGTCCTATATGGACTAGTAATAAGTTCAATCGCAATACTTATAAATATGAACCCGGGAAAAAACACACTTCAAATGGTACCGCTATCTGGCGCTGGCGTGATCATTTTCAATATGATTTTGCTGCCAGGATGGATTGGTGTGTTGCTAACGATATTTAA
- a CDS encoding glycoside hydrolase family protein, whose amino-acid sequence MSKIGNYRLILTVSMLLLSLVAVQSKNRVKETTTLEALVQVAAEDDQQVRMKPGVYALDEYLTEERLAHLLTQLPPQTKEQRRPPRWFLRFSGSNNTFDFTGVTIEINTELYSKLPYGYMRCVFIDGDGNTIKGLTVKNTGPEDKGSNGNIFTVFGNNTLIQDVKLYVRGSSYGYGDLFGKGGPVLTHLQKQSGIMVGQNNTLKRCKVFSQAFGHCFYIQTHGHDTRDILLEDCYAEGATRSTNDMLAERGGIAEKLNYRSVYQNRDGRYIITPGYTKSLSEDGFRTYGGVGKVTLINCTAENTRAGFEIGGTNDAENRTVLQGCQAIGAERAFLLGSNVQVRDCRGDIQYGPLLYLRENTVGADVELELIPGMPKSMVHTIATIAGKNHRVRLYTNAPKVPMPALPVMLGFGMPAHAEMSSPILPMETENVVLINELEHMVVIKSNEANNTEVQSPAPILQNSETQKIGGRGKW is encoded by the coding sequence ATGAGTAAAATAGGAAATTATAGATTGATTCTAACTGTTTCAATGCTTTTACTAAGTCTTGTTGCAGTTCAGTCAAAAAACAGAGTAAAGGAAACTACAACACTTGAAGCTTTGGTTCAGGTAGCTGCAGAGGATGATCAACAGGTTCGGATGAAACCCGGAGTTTATGCTCTTGATGAGTACCTGACAGAAGAACGCTTAGCTCATCTTTTAACCCAGTTGCCACCTCAAACCAAAGAACAGCGTCGCCCACCCCGTTGGTTTTTACGTTTTAGCGGTAGTAATAATACCTTTGATTTTACTGGTGTTACCATCGAAATAAACACAGAACTATACAGTAAGTTGCCTTATGGTTATATGCGTTGTGTATTCATTGATGGTGATGGCAATACAATAAAAGGATTAACCGTAAAAAATACCGGTCCCGAAGATAAAGGAAGTAATGGCAATATCTTCACAGTATTTGGCAACAATACATTGATTCAGGATGTAAAATTATACGTACGGGGTTCCTCTTATGGATATGGAGATTTATTTGGAAAAGGAGGTCCTGTGTTAACCCACCTTCAAAAGCAGAGTGGCATCATGGTGGGACAAAACAATACGCTGAAACGGTGCAAAGTTTTTAGCCAGGCTTTTGGGCATTGTTTTTATATCCAGACTCATGGACATGATACTCGTGATATTTTGTTGGAGGATTGTTATGCCGAAGGTGCCACGCGCAGCACAAATGATATGCTTGCAGAAAGAGGGGGTATTGCAGAAAAATTGAATTACCGAAGCGTATACCAAAACCGTGATGGACGTTATATAATTACGCCGGGTTATACAAAATCTTTAAGCGAAGATGGTTTTCGTACCTATGGCGGTGTGGGTAAAGTCACCCTTATCAATTGTACAGCCGAAAATACCCGTGCCGGATTTGAGATTGGGGGGACAAATGATGCCGAAAACCGCACGGTCCTTCAAGGCTGTCAGGCTATAGGTGCCGAACGTGCATTTCTGCTCGGATCAAATGTGCAGGTGCGCGATTGCAGGGGCGATATACAATATGGTCCATTGCTCTACTTACGGGAAAATACAGTAGGTGCCGATGTGGAGTTAGAACTGATACCTGGTATGCCAAAGTCGATGGTACATACCATTGCTACCATTGCAGGTAAAAACCACCGAGTGCGACTTTATACCAATGCCCCCAAAGTTCCAATGCCTGCATTACCGGTTATGCTTGGGTTTGGGATGCCGGCTCATGCAGAAATGAGTTCTCCTATCCTGCCTATGGAAACAGAAAATGTAGTGTTGATAAATGAGTTGGAACATATGGTAGTTATTAAAAGCAATGAAGCAAACAATACAGAAGTACAATCACCAGCACCCATTTTACAGAATAGTGAGACCCAAAAAATAGGAGGAAGGGGCAAGTGGTAG